A genomic segment from Solenopsis invicta isolate M01_SB chromosome 5, UNIL_Sinv_3.0, whole genome shotgun sequence encodes:
- the LOC120357918 gene encoding uncharacterized protein LOC120357918 produces MWNTNKHTVKLYGPVLQGHQLLGDDILLQIILENSPLPTRKSKDVITLRCGLCVSGLIIENCLSFVKDKNRQILEQVIILLGMADIYNDATFEKMTEDMLTLLDVLPIFLFLNNA; encoded by the exons ATGTGGAACACAAATAAACATACG gtTAAACTGTATGGACCAGTTTTACAAGGTCATCAATTGTTAGGAGACGACATTTTGCTTCAAATAATTTTGGAAAACTCGCCACTCCCAACAAGGAAAAGTAaag ATGTTATAACATTACGTTGCGGATTATGCGTGTCTGGTTTGATTATCGAAAATTGTCTTTCGTTtgtcaaagataaaaatagacaaattttgGAACAAGTAATAATCCTGCTAGGAATGGCGGATATTTATAAC GATGCCACTTTTGAGAAAATGACTGAGGACATGTTAACGTTACTAGATGTTCTACCAATTTTTTTGTTCCTAAACAATGCATAA